The Porphyrobacter sp. HT-58-2 genome segment GGCGCGTCGCCCGAGCCCGATTTCCAGACCAGGCCATAGAGATGCTTCGCCCGGTGGCGCGCGATTGCCTCATAGACCCCGCCCTGAAGGTAGCGGGGGCCAAACCAGGGCGCGATGATCCGGCTGATGCGCGGGCTCGCCCAGTGCAGCACCTGCAGGCACGCGCCTGGCGGCAGACCCTCGGAGAAGAACTGGCCGAGGATCTCGCCGGTGCGCTCGTCAGCGCCGATCAGCGGCGTGACTGAAAGGACGAAGCCCTTCGAGCGGGCATTGAGATAGAGCCGGCTACCCGGATCATAGACCCGGTAAGGCAGCCAGTCGGAGAGCTGATCGAGCATCAGCGACGGGCGCCCCGCCTCGGCCTGCTCGGCATCGCCGAGCAGGCCGGTGAGCAGCGAATGGGTGAATGTGCTGAGCTTCAATGCCATCACTTGGGCTCCCCGGGCGTGCTGGCACCGCTCCTGGCAGCCTCGATGGCCTCGAGGCTCGGATAGGTCAGCGGGGAGGGGGAGCCAGATGGCCGAGGGGCTCGATCATGCGGGGACGCAGGCATGTCGAACCCCTCGGCCGCCGGTGCGCTGGCACCGGCATCGGCCTCGCGCGCCGTGGAGGGGGGGACCAGCGGCGAGGCCAAGGGGGAAAGGTGATTGCTGGGCGAAGACGAAAACAGGGGCGAGGGATCGTCATCGCTGTCCGGTGCGGCATCGCGATCGGTGGTGGATGCCCGCACTTCCAGGGCAGTCTTCAACTGACGGCGCAGCTGCCGCATCAGCGGCGTTGCGGCTTCGCTGCCTGGGCGGCGGCGCAGCTCGGCCGCCCAGCGCGGGTTTTCGATGACGGCCCATGCCACCGCCTCATCATGCAGGGTTCCGGTCTCATCGACGCGCGCCGGAAAGACGATCTTCAAGGTGCGCTCGGCGGTGCGCGCCTGATCGCCCGGGTCGACCATGCGCGGCGGGCGGAGGGTGCTTCTGGGCGTTTCAGCCTGCCTGATCTCGCCCGCCGCGCGCGCGTCGATGATATGCGAGGGCGCGCAGTCTCCCTGCGGAGCACGGCACTGGAACGAGCCTTCGACATTGGTGCCGAAGGTGGCGCAGCCAGAGAGCAGGACGGCGAGGGTGGCGCATAGCGGAAGTCGGATATTGTGACGCATGGCGATCATCCTTTCTTGGTCAGGGTCTGCGCCGGCATGGGCTTGCCAGCGAGGAAGGCGCGCAGCACATGCGCCGGGCGGTAGCCCTCAAGCACCGCGCCATCGGACGGGCGCACGATCACCGGCGTGCCATTGAAACCATTGGCCCTGGCAAAGGCCTCGTTGGCATCGAGACCGCTGGTGTCGCAGGGCCTGGGATTGGCGAGCGCAGTGCCGGCATAGGCCAGCCGCAGCGCCAGATCGGGGCGCGGCGCACACAGCACCCGTTCGGCCTCGCGGCGGCTTTCGGCCCCGAAGATCGCAATCGGGCGCTCCTCGACCCGCGCGCCAATCGCCTTCAGCTCATCCTCGAGCTTCTTGCAGTAAGCGC includes the following:
- a CDS encoding conjugal transfer protein TraV; its protein translation is MRHNIRLPLCATLAVLLSGCATFGTNVEGSFQCRAPQGDCAPSHIIDARAAGEIRQAETPRSTLRPPRMVDPGDQARTAERTLKIVFPARVDETGTLHDEAVAWAVIENPRWAAELRRRPGSEAATPLMRQLRRQLKTALEVRASTTDRDAAPDSDDDPSPLFSSSPSNHLSPLASPLVPPSTAREADAGASAPAAEGFDMPASPHDRAPRPSGSPSPLTYPSLEAIEAARSGASTPGEPK